One stretch of Methyloversatilis sp. RAC08 DNA includes these proteins:
- a CDS encoding AAA family ATPase, with protein MIREEHLQDWRDAALSVETEVRKAVIGQDNVVRLINVALFARGHVLLEGDVGVGKTTVLRAFARAIGGDFERVEGTVDLMPNDLVYHTYVDADGKPRIEPGPLLRHGERLTTFFFNEINRARPQVQSLLLRAMAERTVSAFNREYSFPHMTVFADRNKVEKEETFELASAARDRFMFELRMETPRDKAVRRALVFDTAFHDVDALINQVTPGILDWQSLNSMAAAIQHSVSASEALERYVMDLWDASQNPAAFDVRIDGVDMKKLILAGASPRGMSALLRAARVVAWMAGRTHLVPDDVQAILPSTLGHRVFFTPVYEMRRAQIADTLVAQIIEKVATPR; from the coding sequence ATGATCAGAGAAGAACACCTGCAGGACTGGCGCGACGCCGCGCTGAGCGTCGAAACCGAAGTCCGCAAGGCGGTGATCGGCCAGGACAACGTGGTGCGGCTGATCAATGTGGCACTGTTCGCGCGCGGTCACGTACTGCTCGAGGGCGATGTCGGCGTCGGCAAGACCACGGTGCTGCGTGCGTTCGCCCGCGCCATCGGCGGCGACTTCGAACGCGTCGAGGGCACGGTGGACCTGATGCCCAACGACCTCGTCTATCACACCTATGTCGACGCCGACGGCAAGCCGCGCATCGAACCCGGCCCGCTGCTGCGCCACGGCGAGCGGCTGACCACCTTCTTCTTCAACGAAATCAACCGCGCCCGCCCGCAGGTGCAGTCACTGCTGCTGCGTGCGATGGCCGAGCGCACGGTGTCGGCCTTCAACCGCGAATACAGCTTTCCGCACATGACGGTGTTCGCCGACCGCAACAAGGTCGAGAAGGAAGAAACCTTCGAACTGGCGTCTGCCGCGCGCGACCGCTTCATGTTCGAACTGCGCATGGAAACGCCGCGCGACAAGGCGGTGCGCCGCGCACTGGTGTTCGACACCGCCTTCCACGACGTCGACGCACTGATCAACCAGGTCACACCGGGCATCCTTGACTGGCAGTCGCTGAACTCGATGGCGGCGGCGATCCAGCACAGCGTGAGCGCAAGCGAAGCACTCGAACGCTATGTGATGGACCTGTGGGACGCGAGCCAGAATCCGGCCGCCTTCGACGTGCGCATCGACGGCGTCGACATGAAGAAGCTCATCCTGGCCGGCGCCAGTCCGCGCGGCATGAGCGCCCTGCTGCGCGCCGCACGTGTGGTCGCCTGGATGGCCGGTCGAACCCATCTGGTGCCGGACGATGTGCAGGCCATCCTGCCGTCGACGCTGGGCCACCGCGTGTTCTTCACCCCGGTATACGAAATGCGCCGCGCGCAGATCGCCGACACGCTGGTCGCACAGATCATCGAGAAGGTCGCCACGCCGCGATGA
- a CDS encoding DUF58 domain-containing protein, with protein MSDADEVREFHYRLPHRAAGPRPGSHPGSSLGAGQEFVSHMSLYDRPDPRRLDLRASLRSTTGDWLVRVNRQRVGVTVQVLVDVSASMGFGARRRKLDVAADFVESLAHSAFRIGDALGMLAFDQRERAELCVPATLSRGLGSVMADSLRQCTSAPGGIEGLEDALQQLVGREALVFLVSDFHWPLERLGGALDLLSHAFVVPVIVWDPAETEPPPHDAIAPLRDAESGVRRTLFMRPKLRTQWRDAVAARRAELDAFLSARDLRPFFIHGAFDAEAMSDYFFEATA; from the coding sequence ATGAGCGACGCCGATGAGGTGCGCGAGTTCCACTACCGGCTGCCGCATCGCGCGGCGGGTCCGCGCCCGGGTTCGCACCCGGGCAGCAGCCTGGGCGCCGGTCAGGAATTCGTGTCGCACATGAGTCTGTACGACCGCCCGGACCCGCGTCGGCTCGACCTGCGTGCCAGCCTGCGCAGCACCACCGGAGACTGGCTGGTGCGCGTCAATCGCCAGCGCGTCGGTGTCACCGTACAGGTGCTGGTCGACGTGTCCGCCTCGATGGGCTTCGGCGCGCGCCGGCGCAAGCTCGACGTCGCTGCCGACTTCGTCGAATCCCTGGCGCACAGTGCGTTTCGCATCGGCGATGCGCTGGGCATGCTGGCCTTCGATCAGCGCGAACGCGCCGAGCTGTGCGTGCCGGCGACATTGAGCCGCGGGCTGGGCAGCGTGATGGCCGACAGTCTGCGTCAATGCACATCGGCGCCCGGCGGCATCGAAGGTCTTGAGGATGCGCTGCAGCAGCTGGTCGGCCGCGAGGCGCTGGTGTTTCTGGTCAGCGACTTCCACTGGCCGCTGGAGCGGCTCGGTGGCGCACTCGACCTGCTGTCGCACGCCTTCGTCGTGCCGGTCATCGTATGGGACCCGGCCGAAACCGAGCCGCCGCCGCACGACGCCATCGCACCGCTGCGCGACGCCGAAAGCGGCGTCCGCCGCACCCTGTTCATGCGCCCGAAACTGCGCACGCAGTGGCGCGACGCAGTGGCCGCGCGGCGCGCCGAGCTGGATGCCTTCCTGTCCGCGCGCGACCTGCGCCCTTTCTTCATCCACGGCGCCTTCGACGCCGAGGCGATGTCCGATTACTTCTTCGAGGCCACCGCATGA
- a CDS encoding MxaK protein, translating into MKRRTVHLIFGATALLTGVAAGWQTTRLWQAERVNAAIAAAGSLDADLPEAQFAQALALSRGADNEAATRAWKGLIAGERDDLRQGARYNLGNLHLREALAHGEADVANALPLVELAKQRYRDALRERPDDWDARYNLERALWLAPEIAQAAAAADDGPAPPKERVVTTLQGVRLDLP; encoded by the coding sequence GTGAAAAGACGTACCGTCCATCTGATTTTCGGCGCCACCGCACTGCTCACCGGTGTCGCCGCCGGCTGGCAGACGACTCGGCTGTGGCAGGCCGAGCGCGTGAATGCGGCCATCGCCGCCGCCGGCAGCCTCGACGCCGACCTGCCGGAGGCGCAGTTCGCGCAGGCACTGGCGCTCAGCCGCGGCGCTGACAACGAAGCCGCGACCCGCGCATGGAAAGGGCTGATTGCCGGCGAGCGCGATGACCTGCGCCAGGGCGCGCGCTACAACCTCGGCAATCTGCATCTGCGTGAAGCTCTGGCGCACGGCGAGGCCGACGTCGCCAATGCGCTGCCGCTGGTCGAACTGGCCAAGCAGCGCTACCGCGATGCACTGCGCGAACGCCCTGACGACTGGGACGCGCGCTACAACCTCGAGCGCGCGCTGTGGCTCGCCCCCGAAATCGCGCAGGCCGCTGCAGCCGCCGACGACGGCCCGGCGCCGCCGAAGGAGCGCGTGGTCACCACGCTGCAGGGCGTGCGGCTGGACCTGCCATGA
- a CDS encoding vWA domain-containing protein: MNIGAIDFAQPWALLALPLAALPLLRRRRDTLLFPTLDWLPRDRAGRIAGFAWRALAVFALAAIVIALAGPGSPETTVTRTGRGAEILILMDRSRSMDAKMKPADWRTIDPHSMLYQVESRGEPKSAVARDLLSKFVEQRPDDRFALMFFSAGPMNVVPFTQHDAVVQAGIKAGGLGRGLSDTDVGRALTAAIDSFDARAYTGSRIILLVTDGGTHLDEPTRKRVREGLQANRIALHWLYLRTLNAPELDAEASAPPPQADGDDPAAIEIRNAYYAQESIAEVSLHRFFQSLPVTYRLYQADSPEDLAKAVAEVGRQQNFPLDFDERVPRQDHSRLFLSLAALCCALLLVYRSLLLRSWL; this comes from the coding sequence ATGAATATCGGCGCCATCGACTTCGCTCAGCCGTGGGCCCTGCTGGCGCTACCGCTGGCCGCGTTGCCGCTGCTGCGCCGGCGCCGCGACACGCTGCTCTTTCCAACGCTGGACTGGCTGCCGCGCGACCGCGCCGGTCGCATCGCCGGCTTCGCCTGGCGCGCGCTGGCGGTGTTCGCGCTGGCCGCCATCGTCATCGCGCTGGCTGGCCCCGGCTCGCCCGAAACCACAGTGACGCGCACCGGGCGCGGCGCGGAAATCCTGATCCTGATGGACCGCAGCCGCAGCATGGACGCCAAGATGAAACCCGCGGACTGGCGCACCATCGATCCGCATTCGATGCTCTACCAGGTCGAATCGCGCGGTGAGCCGAAATCGGCGGTGGCGCGTGACCTGCTGTCGAAATTCGTCGAACAGCGACCGGACGACCGTTTCGCGCTGATGTTCTTCAGCGCCGGGCCGATGAACGTCGTGCCGTTCACCCAGCACGATGCGGTCGTACAGGCCGGCATCAAGGCGGGAGGACTGGGGCGCGGCCTGTCCGACACCGACGTCGGCCGCGCACTGACCGCCGCCATCGACAGCTTCGATGCGCGCGCCTACACCGGCAGCCGCATCATCCTGCTGGTGACCGACGGCGGCACCCATCTCGACGAACCGACGCGCAAACGCGTTCGCGAAGGCCTGCAGGCCAACCGCATCGCGCTGCACTGGCTGTATCTGCGCACGCTGAACGCGCCGGAGCTGGACGCCGAAGCGAGCGCACCGCCGCCCCAGGCCGATGGCGACGACCCGGCTGCGATCGAAATCCGCAATGCCTACTACGCGCAGGAATCGATCGCCGAGGTGTCGCTGCACCGCTTTTTCCAGTCGCTGCCGGTGACCTACCGCCTGTATCAGGCCGACAGCCCGGAAGATCTCGCGAAGGCGGTGGCCGAGGTCGGCCGGCAGCAGAACTTCCCGCTCGACTTCGACGAGCGCGTGCCGCGGCAGGACCACAGCCGCCTCTTCCTTTCGCTGGCAGCGCTGTGCTGCGCGCTGCTGCTGGTCTATCGATCCCTTCTTCTGCGGAGCTGGCTGTGA